A region from the Stygiolobus caldivivus genome encodes:
- a CDS encoding thiolase family protein, producing MSDVYIVSAVRTPIGKFGGAYKDLPPVELGAIAIREALKRANVEPNKVDITIMGNILRAGHGQDLARQAAVKAGIPMEIEGYCVDMVCSSGMISTINAAQMIKSGDADIIVAGGMESMSQAMLAIKSEARWGVKMLLGKQLSFIDTMLMDGLTDPFNMKLMGQEADMVAKAHNFTRRELDEIAYESHKRAAMATDKGYFKDEIVKVTVDGKEVTQDEGIRKDTSVEKLSQLKPAFTPDGFHTAGNSSQISDGASALVLMSEKAVKEYKVEPLAKIIGYSWVGIESWRFTEAPVFAVKKLLQKLNMDISQFDYFENNEAFAVNNALYNRYLGVPYDKINVFGGAIALGHPIGASGARIITTLINVLSKMDGKRGIASICHGTGGSTAIAIELLRPL from the coding sequence ATGTCAGATGTTTACATAGTTTCGGCGGTAAGGACACCAATAGGTAAATTTGGAGGAGCTTATAAAGACCTTCCTCCAGTAGAATTAGGTGCGATAGCGATAAGAGAAGCGTTGAAAAGGGCTAATGTAGAACCGAACAAAGTTGACATAACAATTATGGGTAATATATTGAGGGCAGGACACGGACAAGACCTAGCTAGACAAGCAGCAGTTAAAGCAGGGATCCCAATGGAAATAGAAGGGTATTGTGTAGACATGGTGTGTTCGTCAGGTATGATAAGCACAATTAACGCAGCCCAGATGATCAAAAGCGGAGATGCAGATATAATTGTAGCGGGGGGAATGGAAAGCATGAGCCAAGCTATGCTAGCAATAAAAAGTGAAGCTAGATGGGGAGTTAAAATGCTCTTAGGTAAACAGCTTTCATTCATTGACACAATGTTAATGGATGGACTTACGGACCCTTTTAATATGAAACTTATGGGTCAAGAGGCAGACATGGTCGCTAAAGCCCATAACTTTACAAGGAGAGAGTTGGACGAAATCGCTTATGAAAGCCATAAGAGAGCTGCAATGGCTACTGATAAAGGGTATTTTAAGGACGAAATAGTCAAAGTTACTGTAGACGGTAAGGAGGTAACACAAGACGAAGGTATTAGGAAAGACACTTCTGTTGAGAAACTGTCTCAGTTGAAGCCGGCTTTTACCCCCGATGGTTTTCACACGGCTGGAAATTCGTCTCAGATAAGTGATGGTGCTTCAGCACTGGTTTTAATGAGCGAAAAGGCTGTTAAGGAGTATAAAGTTGAACCTTTAGCAAAGATAATAGGGTATAGTTGGGTAGGGATTGAGAGTTGGAGGTTCACTGAGGCCCCCGTATTTGCTGTAAAGAAACTCCTGCAGAAGTTGAACATGGACATTTCTCAGTTCGATTACTTTGAGAATAATGAGGCTTTCGCTGTTAACAACGCCCTATATAATAGGTATCTAGGAGTACCGTACGACAAGATAAACGTGTTTGGAGGAGCTATTGCTTTAGGCCATCCTATAGGAGCTAGCGGTGCTAGGATTATAACTACATTGATTAACGTATTGTCTAAAATGGACGGGAAGAGAGGGATAGCAAGTATATGTCACGGTACAGGCGGTTCTACCGCAATTGCAATCGAGTTATTAAGACCTCTATAA
- a CDS encoding serine protein kinase RIO has product MIDGKRRKEEKRIKDEDLFKVVDSTIDSRTYLSLIQLARKLQIKEYYGAISSGKEAKIYPALTKDGTWYAVKIYYVTTAASKRALEKYTIGDPRFKDVKIKTTFQLIETWARKEYKNLVRLYEAGVSSPRPIFVYRNILVMDFIGQDGIRAPLLKELSEEEINEDLYRKVIGELEKMVNIAHLVHGDLSEYNIMVWDEKPYIIDVSQSVDLQHPNALELLKRDIENINRFFEDHNISVELVEDILSRLKISNVNSDDVHDSPR; this is encoded by the coding sequence TTGATAGATGGAAAGAGAAGGAAAGAAGAGAAGAGGATAAAAGACGAGGATCTTTTTAAAGTAGTAGATTCAACGATAGACTCGCGCACTTACCTCTCATTAATTCAATTAGCAAGAAAATTACAAATAAAAGAATATTATGGTGCTATTTCTTCTGGTAAGGAAGCTAAGATATACCCTGCCCTTACAAAGGATGGGACTTGGTACGCTGTAAAGATATATTATGTTACTACAGCTGCTAGCAAAAGAGCATTAGAAAAGTATACTATAGGAGACCCACGCTTTAAAGACGTAAAAATTAAAACTACATTTCAGTTAATAGAGACTTGGGCAAGGAAAGAATACAAAAACCTAGTTAGGTTGTATGAAGCTGGAGTATCTTCTCCAAGACCAATTTTTGTCTATAGGAACATTTTAGTCATGGATTTTATAGGCCAAGACGGGATTAGGGCACCTCTGTTGAAAGAGCTCTCAGAAGAGGAGATCAATGAAGACTTGTACCGTAAGGTCATAGGAGAACTAGAGAAGATGGTCAATATTGCTCACCTAGTTCATGGTGACTTGAGCGAGTATAACATAATGGTGTGGGATGAAAAGCCTTATATAATTGACGTTAGCCAGTCGGTAGACCTCCAGCACCCTAACGCCTTAGAGCTCCTTAAGAGAGATATAGAAAATATCAACAGGTTTTTTGAAGACCACAATATAAGTGTAGAGTTAGTAGAGGATATATTAAGCAGGCTGAAGATCAGTAATGTGAACAGCGATGATGTACACGACAGTCCCAGATGA
- a CDS encoding translation initiation factor aIF-1A, whose amino-acid sequence MAKKKSTSPQPTREVPKPEEGEVLCVVKRMLGAEHIQVLCLDGKERLGRIPGKMKKKMWIREGDVVLAAPWDFQPNKCDIVYRYEESEVRRLIEEKVVSADIIEQLRG is encoded by the coding sequence TTGGCTAAAAAGAAATCAACATCGCCGCAACCTACCAGAGAGGTCCCAAAGCCTGAAGAAGGAGAAGTATTATGCGTAGTTAAAAGGATGCTCGGTGCTGAGCACATCCAGGTTTTATGTTTAGATGGTAAAGAGAGATTGGGAAGAATACCGGGAAAGATGAAGAAGAAGATGTGGATAAGGGAAGGCGACGTAGTGTTAGCCGCACCGTGGGATTTTCAACCTAATAAATGTGATATTGTTTATCGCTATGAGGAGAGTGAGGTTAGAAGGCTTATTGAGGAAAAAGTAGTTAGTGCAGATATTATTGAGCAATTGAGAGGATAA